In Micromonospora sp. LH3U1, one genomic interval encodes:
- a CDS encoding M16 family metallopeptidase: protein MTTTTTPAGPRTLPPLGPTRKLKVPKQAERTLRNGLTVIAVRRPAVPLVEMRLWVPFGRVHLARGAMLSQTMLSGTESMTSVQIAAELQKVGGGLSAGVDPDRLMLSGAGLVTGLDRMLELLAEVLTSASYPSDEVATERDRLVDRIQVAQSQPAHLAREALLKRIYGRHPYATQTPEPGQIRAVRPAALRTLHSERVHPAGAQLVLVGDVQPEKALDAAERALGGWAGAGRTAELPATPPLEPGPLLLVDRPGSVQSSLRIALPAVSRTDPDHAPLQLANLIFGGYFSSRWVENIREDKGYTYGPHSGIEHSVAGSVLVAAAEVATEVTGPALLETTYELGRLASLPPKPEELEQARQYALGTLQLGMSTQAGLAALTSAYAGNGLRLDFLAEYAARLAKASIDDVAQAAARYLAPARAAIVVLGDAERVTPGLAALTTVRTEPVS, encoded by the coding sequence ATGACGACCACCACCACTCCGGCCGGGCCGCGTACGCTGCCCCCGCTCGGACCGACCCGCAAGCTCAAGGTGCCCAAGCAGGCCGAGCGGACGCTGCGCAACGGCCTGACCGTGATCGCCGTACGCCGGCCCGCCGTGCCCCTGGTCGAGATGCGGCTCTGGGTCCCGTTCGGTCGGGTGCACCTGGCTCGCGGTGCGATGCTCTCGCAGACCATGCTCTCCGGCACCGAGTCGATGACCAGCGTGCAGATCGCCGCCGAGTTGCAGAAGGTGGGCGGCGGGCTCTCCGCGGGCGTCGACCCGGACCGGCTGATGCTCTCCGGCGCGGGCCTGGTCACCGGCCTGGACCGGATGCTGGAGTTGCTGGCCGAGGTGCTGACCAGCGCCAGCTACCCCAGCGACGAGGTGGCCACCGAACGGGACCGACTCGTCGACCGGATCCAGGTGGCGCAGAGTCAGCCGGCGCACCTGGCCCGGGAGGCGCTGCTGAAGCGGATCTACGGCCGGCACCCGTACGCGACGCAGACCCCGGAGCCCGGCCAGATCCGCGCCGTCCGGCCGGCGGCGCTGCGCACCCTGCACTCGGAGCGGGTCCACCCGGCCGGCGCGCAGTTGGTGCTGGTCGGTGACGTGCAGCCGGAGAAGGCCCTGGACGCGGCCGAGCGGGCCCTCGGCGGTTGGGCCGGTGCCGGGCGCACTGCCGAGCTACCGGCGACTCCGCCGCTGGAGCCGGGGCCGCTGCTGCTGGTCGACCGGCCCGGCTCGGTGCAGTCGTCGCTGCGAATCGCGCTTCCGGCGGTGTCCCGCACCGACCCCGATCACGCGCCGCTGCAACTGGCCAACCTGATCTTCGGTGGCTACTTCTCGTCCCGTTGGGTGGAGAACATCCGCGAGGACAAGGGCTACACCTACGGCCCGCACTCGGGGATCGAGCACTCCGTCGCCGGGTCGGTGCTGGTTGCCGCCGCCGAGGTGGCCACCGAGGTCACCGGGCCGGCATTGCTGGAGACGACGTACGAGCTGGGTCGGTTGGCGTCGCTGCCACCGAAGCCCGAGGAGTTGGAGCAGGCCCGTCAGTACGCCCTGGGCACTCTTCAGCTCGGCATGTCCACCCAGGCCGGGTTGGCGGCGTTGACCAGCGCGTACGCGGGCAACGGGCTGCGGCTGGACTTCCTCGCCGAGTACGCGGCGAGGTTGGCGAAGGCGAGCATCGACGACGTCGCGCAGGCGGCGGCCCGCTACCTGGCACCGGCACGGGCGGCGATCGTGGTGCTCGGCGACGCGGAGCGGGTCACCCCGGGGCTGGCCGCGCTGACCACGGTCCGCACCGAGCCCGTGTCGTGA
- a CDS encoding M16 family metallopeptidase has protein sequence MASRRSRIPATKYPVERFTLDNGLRVVLTPDRSAPVIGVAVVYDVGIRSEPEGRTGFAHLFEHLMFQGSENLEKLAHFRHVQGAGGTFNGSTHLDYTDYFETLPSNALERALFLEADRMRGPRLTEENLRNQVDVVKEEIRVNVLNRPYGGFPWLTLPPVMFDTFPNAHDGYGSFDDLESATVADAADFFRRYYASGNAVLAVSGDIDVAEATELVTRHFGDVPARPAPKRPDFTEPDLTAERRTSYTDALAPLPAVAGAWRVPDPVTDFAGYLPYVVLAEVLTDGDASRLVERLVQRDRTVSSLGGYLGFMGDPFDVRDPTALLLQAHLPPGGDVDKVLRTIDEELDRLAIDGLTDGELARTQARMATHLLRDTDAVLGRALQMAVLEQQRGEPGLLNELPRLVGEVTEEQVRAAAATLRPERRAAIEVIAGGAR, from the coding sequence GTGGCTTCGCGGAGATCCAGAATTCCAGCGACGAAGTATCCGGTCGAGCGGTTCACCCTCGACAACGGCCTGCGGGTGGTGCTCACCCCCGATCGCAGTGCCCCGGTGATCGGGGTGGCGGTGGTCTACGACGTCGGGATCCGCTCCGAGCCGGAGGGGCGCACCGGCTTCGCCCATCTCTTCGAGCACCTGATGTTCCAGGGCTCGGAAAACCTGGAGAAGCTGGCCCACTTCCGGCACGTGCAGGGCGCGGGTGGCACCTTCAACGGCTCCACCCACCTGGACTACACCGACTACTTCGAGACGCTGCCGAGCAACGCGCTGGAACGCGCGCTGTTCCTGGAGGCGGACCGGATGCGCGGCCCCCGGTTGACCGAGGAGAACCTGCGTAACCAGGTCGACGTGGTCAAGGAGGAGATCCGGGTCAACGTCCTCAACCGGCCGTACGGCGGTTTTCCCTGGCTGACCTTGCCGCCGGTCATGTTCGACACATTCCCGAACGCCCACGACGGCTACGGCTCCTTCGACGATCTGGAGTCGGCGACCGTCGCCGACGCCGCGGACTTCTTCCGCCGCTACTACGCCAGTGGCAACGCGGTCCTCGCCGTCAGCGGCGACATCGACGTGGCCGAGGCGACCGAGCTGGTCACCCGGCACTTCGGGGACGTACCCGCCCGGCCGGCTCCGAAGCGGCCCGACTTCACCGAGCCCGACCTGACCGCCGAGCGTCGTACCTCGTACACCGATGCTCTGGCACCGCTGCCGGCGGTGGCCGGCGCCTGGCGCGTGCCCGACCCGGTCACCGATTTCGCCGGTTACCTGCCGTACGTGGTGTTGGCCGAGGTGCTCACCGACGGCGACGCGTCGCGGCTGGTCGAGCGCCTGGTGCAGCGGGACCGCACGGTGAGCAGCCTCGGCGGATACCTCGGCTTCATGGGCGACCCGTTCGACGTACGCGACCCCACCGCGCTGCTGTTGCAGGCGCACCTGCCACCCGGTGGCGACGTGGACAAGGTGCTGCGCACCATCGACGAGGAACTGGACCGGCTGGCCATTGACGGGCTGACCGACGGCGAGCTGGCCCGCACCCAGGCCCGGATGGCGACCCACCTGCTGCGGGACACCGACGCGGTGCTCGGCCGGGCGCTGCAAATGGCCGTGCTGGAGCAGCAACGCGGCGAACCCGGCCTGCTCAACGAGTTGCCCCGGCTCGTCGGCGAGGTCACCGAGGAGCAGGTTCGGGCCGCCGCGGCCACCCTGCGCCCGGAGCGCCGGGCCGCGATCGAGGTCATTGCCGGAGGTGCCCGATGA